The following are from one region of the Terriglobales bacterium genome:
- a CDS encoding pyridoxal-dependent decarboxylase, with amino-acid sequence MGFDFDRETRRKLGYQLIDAINDYFSSLPERAVQLPLEARTFGQLSDRMPDLGASAEAVLDEACRELVDKGFHVPSANYFGLMNPTPTYMAVLAEALVAALNPQLATLARSQLASKIESESVRWIGERIWRSADPSPAARDDKNRKVAFDGTFTSGGNEANFSALALALATHFPESVEEGVAAIGAKPVLYASAESHHSLDKSAGLLGLGRRALRRVAVNERAQMEVAKLEAAIARDRALGHRPFCVVGTAGTTNSGAIDDLEALAAVCRREQLWLHVDGAYGAAAVFSDRHRELVRGLEQADSITLDPHKWLAMPFAAGVVLTSHPESLQAAFAVATPYMPRVAGAQLLDNFKVSAQWSRRMNSLKFWLTLRVHGRLAYEEMIDRQLKLAAGFSAWVRRSEDYELALEPQLPIVNFRVQGGNEEEVAAANAAVVDAVTRDGRQWISLTRVSGRSVMRMMVISYLTGESNLEQLQEALVRAAEAVPARTRAR; translated from the coding sequence ATGGGATTTGACTTCGACCGCGAAACCCGCCGCAAGCTCGGCTACCAGCTGATCGACGCCATCAACGACTACTTCTCTTCCCTGCCCGAGCGTGCCGTCCAGCTTCCCCTGGAAGCGCGCACTTTCGGCCAATTGAGCGACCGCATGCCCGATCTGGGCGCAAGCGCCGAGGCCGTCCTCGACGAGGCCTGCCGCGAGCTGGTGGACAAGGGCTTCCACGTCCCCAGCGCCAACTACTTCGGGCTGATGAACCCCACGCCCACCTATATGGCGGTGCTGGCGGAGGCGCTGGTGGCGGCGCTGAATCCGCAACTGGCCACGCTGGCGCGCTCGCAACTGGCCTCGAAGATCGAGAGCGAGTCGGTGCGCTGGATCGGGGAGAGGATTTGGAGAAGTGCAGATCCCTCGCCTGCGGCTCGGGATGACAAGAATCGAAAGGTCGCGTTCGACGGCACCTTCACCAGCGGCGGCAACGAAGCCAATTTCAGCGCGCTGGCGCTGGCCCTGGCGACGCACTTCCCGGAGTCGGTGGAGGAAGGTGTGGCCGCGATCGGCGCGAAGCCGGTGCTCTACGCCTCGGCGGAATCGCACCATTCGCTGGACAAGTCGGCGGGACTGCTGGGGCTGGGACGCAGGGCGCTGCGACGGGTCGCGGTCAACGAGCGCGCGCAGATGGAGGTCGCCAAGCTGGAAGCAGCCATTGCGCGCGACCGCGCCCTCGGACATCGCCCCTTCTGCGTGGTGGGGACCGCGGGCACCACCAATTCCGGCGCCATCGACGACCTGGAAGCGCTGGCCGCCGTCTGCCGCCGCGAGCAACTGTGGCTGCACGTGGACGGCGCCTATGGCGCCGCCGCCGTCTTCTCCGACCGGCACCGCGAGTTGGTGCGCGGACTGGAGCAGGCGGACTCCATCACCCTCGACCCGCACAAGTGGCTGGCCATGCCCTTCGCCGCGGGCGTGGTGCTGACCTCGCACCCGGAGAGCCTGCAGGCGGCCTTCGCGGTGGCCACGCCCTATATGCCACGGGTGGCCGGGGCGCAACTGCTGGACAACTTCAAGGTGAGCGCGCAGTGGTCGCGGCGCATGAACTCGCTGAAGTTCTGGCTGACGCTGCGGGTGCACGGCCGGCTGGCCTACGAGGAGATGATCGACCGGCAGCTCAAGCTGGCGGCGGGCTTCTCCGCCTGGGTGCGGCGCTCGGAGGATTACGAACTGGCTCTGGAGCCGCAGTTGCCCATCGTGAACTTCCGCGTCCAGGGCGGGAACGAAGAAGAGGTTGCGGCCGCCAACGCCGCGGTGGTGGACGCAGTCACGCGCGACGGGCGGCAGTGGATCTCGCTGACCCGGGTCAGCGGGCGCAGCGTGATGCGCATGATGGTGATCAGCTATCTCACCGGGGAGAGCAACCTGGAGCAGCTCCAGGAGGCGCTGGTGCGCGCCGCCGAGGCGGTGCCGGCGCGCACACGAGCGCGGTGA